The Paramormyrops kingsleyae isolate MSU_618 chromosome 20, PKINGS_0.4, whole genome shotgun sequence genome contains the following window.
ATGTTAGCAAAGCTTAAGGTTTGCACACCTGCTTGAAGAACTGACGACCCAGGAAGCTGGTGGCCATGTTCTTCAGGTTGGTCCCGCCGCCCACCTTGCAGCGGATGTAGCCGTACAGGTTGGCACCCTGGAGAACCACCCCCATGATCACcactgcctggggggggggaggaggggggttaTCCCTTCCTTCCATTTTTAATCATCAATTCACTTTACAGATCCATCCACTTTCTAAACACTTATTATGGTCAGAGTTGctgaggggcctggagcctagcCCAGACAGTATAGACCACAAGGctgaggggcctggagcctatcccagacagtATAGAGCACAAAGctgaggggcctggagcctagcCCAGATAGTGtagagcacaaggctggggggcTGCTTGACAATTTACTGCAGCAATTCAAGTACCTTGTTCGCAGCTAGGATCTGAACCAACACCATTCAGGTCATAAGCCCAAAATGCTAACTGCTTAGCCTAATATGGCAGCATGACTAAGACAGGAAGGACCTGATCATGGGGAGGGTAGAGATGGTACTCCCCCTAAACTCACCAGCCATTTGATCTTAAAGGAGAAGAGGGTGCTGAACACAAAGATAACCCAGATTACAGGACACACGACCAGGCCCAGCCAGAAGATCCGAGCCTCGGAATCCGAGGATGCCTTCTTATCCTACGATGGAGGACATTTCTACAGGTTGGTATCTCAAACTGGTCGTTAGGTTAATATGAGAAAATACAGAAACACCGGCATGTTGGCACTGAAGACTTTAGGGAGCTTTTAATGTCATGTGGCTACAGTTTTTCCATCAAGAAGGATAAAATAAGTCCAAGAAAACAAATGAAAGTGGGGCTGGTACAGAAGCTCTTTGGGATGCAGAATACAAACGCAGACCAAACTGGGTGGGTGGTTACATACCTTTCTGGACTCAAATACCCAGTGGCTCTTTCCATCGTCATCCACCTGGTTCCACCACCTGAGACCCACCATCAGGCGGCCAGTGACATTCTGAGGGAATCCAGAACAAAGCAGATGTTAATGTCTCATGACTATGGGGTGTGGGAattcatgtatttttaatcacGTTATTTGCGACACGTCGCTACGGTACAACACATGCCCCCTGCCTTTCTCCCTCATAACTGCAGTGTTCTCCACACTGTGTCACCTACAACGTGGACTGACAGGCTGTTTTTCATATGGCAAGGACAGTTTTTGCGAAAAACACTAGTATACGTCCTTGGCATTAGAGGCTAAGAACATCGAATCTTTGTGGAGAGCCCCAGACAGGTTTAGAAACTGAAAAACGTTTCACATATCCAACAGTGCTCatctttctcttttcttttatttcatacttccattatttttttctagTATGCATTAAAGTTAATCACTACAGAACTAAACAGGCTCCGGAGTTGATCATTTTCAGCAAAATCCAGACAGTGCCACAGCAAACACCAGGGTGGATAAGAGATTTTCCGTTGTTTCGAATTTTCAGGTGGAAATTGGATACAGATGCTTATGGTTTAATCACAATGTGTATGTCGGATAACTATGTATTTCTTTATGCACTTAGTGCCAGATAAGCTGGGAAGAGAGCATAGCGTAGTATTTTACTAAGTGCTTAACAACGGATTAGCAAAACTGCCAGCCAGCCAAGTGATCTTCACATGAGACAATGTAACTTCAAAATTGTAATCGCTTAGACATGCACCTTGACGGCCCAAAAGTCGCAGGACAGCAGCAGGATGATGGTGACCATGCAGGCGATGAAACTGCTGCTCAAAATCTCACAGAGCAGGTAGACGAGGATGGCGCTGACGCGGAAGAACAGGTGGAAGAAGCTGGCCATAGGGTGCCTGGGGGCAGAGCGGCAGGCTGGGGATCAGAAGCACCAACCACGGTCCCGCAAAGTCCCCTCTGACTCACTGCATTCGTGACCCTGCATTTCCTACACCGGCCACAGCACATCCAAGTGAATTTTACACCATTACTGGTTAATTATATGATTTTCAAGGAGAATTAGCTCATGCTGAACTCACTTGATTTTCGATTTGCGTGACCTTCCAGGAACATCTTCTTCTGCATCAAAAAGCGACACATCCTCTTCACTCAAGTTCTGTCAAAGAAAGGCATCAACTGTAAAAATCACTGAAGTGTTAAATGTATATATCATCCTCATCAATTTATTATAACTGGAAAGGgtgtttaataaaatatattaacagTATGGGGCACAACAACCGGTAACCAAGGCAACCGTAACAGTGTTCATCATCAGTTCCAACGTCAGGGCAGAATAAGGCAGGAAGGCAGACAGCTGCAGCGGACACTGTAGGAGTAACGCCTCAGACATGGATCCTGGATCTTTAAGATGCAGACGCCTCATCAGGACTACTAACACGATCAATCGCTGGAGTGACATGCCTAgacttcacttcacttcacttcacttcaaCAAACAGACCGGGGCAAAtttatttcagtaaaaaaataaagttaataaaaaaaataactgagcAGGCAAATGAGAAACAGCTAATGACCTAAACCCCGTAAGAGTGTAGTGACCTTAATACCTTGACCATTAAGGTATATTCTGCCCTTGTAATGATTTTAGTACTTAAAcggtttacattttaaagatATTGAAATTCTTTACATACACTTAGCCATAAGAAGAAAATTATAAACACGGCAAGTTAGTATCTAAATTGGAAACTGTTCTGCAAGTAACAAACTTAAAAAACTGGAGTGacgagttaaaaaaaaaaaaaaatcaaccagCCGTCACACTTTGCAACACTGATTATTCTGCTGTCACTAGTCAACAATGATACTGTAACACCGCCTAAAACGTAAACACGTGTATTTAAACCACACTACATGTTATTTCTCTCCGAAACAAAAAGTTCGCCGTATGTCTGTTTAAAATATTACACAGCTAGTCACTAACTTACTTGTCTCATCATGCTGAATTCAGCCTTACACTTCCTGGTAACGTGTCCCCAACCAAACAAAGCGTGTCCCTCTCGCGCCTGAAAGACCCAAAGCAGCGATCCTGTATTTACTTATCAACCGGGAATTAATCAACACGCATCCCTGAAAATGTACAGTTTTGACGAAGCAATTAACGCGAAACACTTGCGCCAAAACTTAAGAAAGGACCCCAACGAAAGACTGGCGGtcggcagccatgtttgttgtGGCAGTGTGTGCCGGTATTGCGGTTCAGCAACGCGAGACGATGGACGGAGATGGTGATTCTTCGGTGACTTTTTCGCATCCTTTGCCATATCTTgataaaatgtttatattttccGAAAGGATCAAAGATTCATTTCGTTTTAATTGTGTGCTGTGTTTGCCTAAAACGAACTATATAACGGCCTACAAGAACTCGCCCTCCAACCTGCGCCAACATATTGAGGTATGtaaacatttcaaaacataGCATGATAGCGGAGGACTGGCTTTAGAATTTAGATGATGGTTGAATCAATATCGATAATGTTTTCTCAATATAAAATCAACTAAAAATAGCTCCAGATTGACATTTTAGATTAGGGTTAAATTGATGttgatttattttcaattaatCGGATTAAAATCCGCTGTTGATTCAACTTAAAACATAACGAGCGCTTTCAATTTGGTTTCAACGTCGCGTATCAACGTAGATTCAATATTTCTTCCTGACTGGGCACTGGGACGATGGTAGTGGTTTTGAGGCATGTGGGAACTATAGCCTCTTGCAGAGACAGATTAAACATGTTTGTTAGCACCCCTGCTAGTTGATCAGCACATGACTTCAGTGTGCAGCCTTGTACCCTGTCTGGTCCTACTGCTTTGGAGGCATTGagatgttgttttattattattattattaagggtccaaaggacgaagtccttatggaccattattgtttttcttaggattattaagggtccaaaggacgaagtccttatggaccattattgtttttcttaggattattattattattattattattattatttttctgccctaaaactgaatgtacagcctaaactgtaagagctagaccaaccaaacttggtcagatgatgtcaattcctacccactactcaggttgtcctacccagtcctgccagccagatgggggcgccttagcgccccccaacacgtttcggtcgatatctcctgtcctgttagacctacaatcgaaattctttgttctacatatacagacagcaaagccctaccaacttgccatttggactatgaagctccgcctacttagattttttgctaatttgcataatttgccaatcctactttttccttaaagtcctggcttgtcctaccaaatcagacaaatgaggtgtcagacgaatcagaattctctgctgatcaagaattatccacaaaattcagacatttttatatcctacggccattagccacgcccaaacaatgtccaaatttggcccgttttggtctgacggctataacttggccgtgccttggcctaccttgaccaaatttgaaatgctacctccctacaccattctggggacacggtccgaggcgggccgcatttcgtcaatagggggcgctacaactaaaaactggcaatatctcctgactgcctttgccaatctaactgaaatttggtagatatgtactaggaagcagcctgtggtcagtcacctacaatggcagtaattattcctta
Protein-coding sequences here:
- the tvp23b gene encoding Golgi apparatus membrane protein TVP23 homolog B, with product MMRQNLSEEDVSLFDAEEDVPGRSRKSKIKHPMASFFHLFFRVSAILVYLLCEILSSSFIACMVTIILLLSCDFWAVKNVTGRLMVGLRWWNQVDDDGKSHWVFESRKDKKASSDSEARIFWLGLVVCPVIWVIFVFSTLFSFKIKWLAVVIMGVVLQGANLYGYIRCKVGGGTNLKNMATSFLGRQFFKQAMAKQEGS